The Methylopila sp. M107 genome contains the following window.
AGAACGTCGCGCTCTGGCACGAGCGGGACATCTCGCATTCCTCCGTCGAGCGCATGATCGGACCGGACGCCACCGTCACGCTCGACTTCGCGCTGAACCGGATCGCCGGCGTGGTGGAGAAGCTGCTGGTCTATCCCGACCGCATGCAGGCGAACCTCGATCGGCTCGGCGGTCTCGTCCATTCGCAGCGCGTGCTGCTCGCGCTTACCCAGAAGGGCGCGAGCCGCGAGGACGCCTATCGATTGGTCCAGCGCAACGCCATGCCGGTCTGGCGCGGGGAGGGGGACTTCCTCACCCTGCTCAAGGCCGACACGGAAGTGCGCGGCTTCCTGTCGGACACCGAGATCGAAGAGGCCTTTGACCTCGGCTACCACTTCAAGGCCGTCGAGACGACGTTCGCACGAGTGTTCGGTTAAGGCGCGGGCCGCGCCTTAGCCGCTTCGGCGATCAGGCGCGATCAGCGGTCATCGCGCTTGCCGCCGCCGGCGCGGTCGAGGCCGACGCGGTCGCCGCGATCGTTCGATCCGGCGCCCGGCGTGCGTCCGCCGCCGTCCGGACCGCGGCCGCCTGTTACGCTCGAGCCGCCGCGGGAACCAATCTCCGGCCGCTCGGCGCGCTGGTTGATTTCCGGACCTCGCGCCGGTTCGGACCCATGCCGCTCGCCGAGATCCCGCCTTTCATTCAGGTCGCGCCGTTCGCCCGGATCGCGCCGCTCTCCTAAATCCCGTCGCTCGCCGCGGTCGACGGCCGCCCGGCTGCCGCCGTCGCGGTCGGGGCCGCGATTGGCCGCGTCGGGCATGCGGCGCTCCATCGGCCGGAGGCGCGGATCACGGCCGGGCTCCGCTCGCTCGATCCGGGCGCGCCGCTCTTCGACGCGCGGCGGCCGGCCGCCGCGGTCGACGCGCGGCGGTCCACGCCGCTCCTCCCACCGGCGCCACGAGCCGGACCGCCAGCCCGAAACGCCCGGGCGACGGCCGTACCAGCGGCCGCCCCAGTAATAGTAGCCTTCGCGGATGTAGTACGGCCGGCTCTCGTAATAGCCGCCGATCGACAGCCCGACGACGGCGTCGGGATCGTCGCGCTCAATGACGACGGGGCCGGCGGCGTAGTCGTCATCGTACTCCACCACGCGGGCGCTGGAGCGCCGGCCGCCGTCGTCGAGATAGCTGCGGGCGACGAAGCCGCTGTCCCCGCCCATGCTGATCTCGCACCACTCGCCCCGGCAATTGAGGATGTTGACGGTCTCGCCCGCGGGCAGACGGTCGATGACGCTGTACTGGCCGCCGGGTCCGGAGCGCACATTGACGTTGGTCGAGGCCGTCGCGGTCTGGGCGGAGGCCGCCGCGCATGACAGCAGCAACGCCCCCGAGGCGAGCGCCGGGATCAGTCGGAAGGACATCGTTCGAACTCCATCTGGCGGCGTGCGGCCGCCCGGCCCCTAGGTCATGAACGTAGCGCGGGCGCGTCCGTTCGCCATTGACACGCGTCCGCGCCAGTCATCCCGCGCGGCGTCAGCCGCCGTGGCCGGCTCCGGTCGCGGGGGCGTCGAACACGTCGGCGAGCGCACGCTCGGCGCCCGCCGCTAAGAAGTTAAGGTCCGTTCCAAGCGCAATCATGGCGAAGCCGCGGCGAAGGTAGTCGGACGCGAAGGATGCCGTGTTGGCGTAGATCGCAACCGGCTTGCCCGCGCGCCGGGCGGCGGTCAGCACGCGGTCGAGCGCCGCCACCACGCTTGGATGGCCCGGATCGACCGCGGCGCCGCCGGTCAGCGACACGCAGAGGTCGTTCGGTCCGATGAGCAGCCCGTCGATTCCGTCCGTCCCGACGATCTCGTCCACATGGCCGAGCCCGCGCTCGGTCTCGATCATGGCGAGCGCAAGCGTCAGGTCGTTCGCCTGCGCCAGATAGGCGTCGCGCTCCAGGCCGAGCAGGCCCTGGGCGCGGATCGGCCCCCAGCTGCGCCGCCCGAGCGGGGGAAACTTCACGGCGTCGACGAATGCGCGCGCGTCGGCGGCCGAATCGATCATCGGCGCGATGACGCCGGCCGCCCCGACATCGAGCGCCCGCGCGCCGAAACCGAACCCGTTGAGCGGCAGCCGCACCATGGCCGGCCGCCCGGCCAGCGCCGCGGCCGCGATCGCGCCGACGACCGTATCGAAATCCGCATAGCCGTGCTGGGCGTCGAGCGTGACCGAATGGAACCCCGCGCGGGCGACGGCCTCGACGGCCGGCGGATAGGGCAGGGCGAGCCAGGCCGTAAAGTGCGGTGGCCCGACCTCGAGCGCGCCGCCCATCGCGCCGGGCCTGAACGCGTCCCGCGAGGCGTCGCGAGTCGAGGGCAGGGTCAGCCCTCCGTGAGCAGCTGCTGCGCGGCGGCGGCCAACAATTCGTCCATGTGGCGACGGATCTGATGGTCGGACTGCTCCACGCCGCCGGCGTCGAAATCACGGCGGATCTTGCGGAAGACGTCCTGATCGCCCTCTTCCTCGAAGTCGGCCATCACCACGGATTTGGCGTAGCGGTCAGCGTCCTCGCCGCTCTTGCCGAGCTTCTCGGCGGCCCATAGGCCGAGCAGACGGTTTCGGCGCGCGATCGCGCGGAACTTCATGTCCTCGTCGTGGACGAACATGGCCTCCATGGCCTGCTCGCGGCTGTCGAAGGTGGTCATAGGGACTGCTCTGCTCCGCTCGTCCGCCGCTTCGCGCGGCTTCCTCGAATGAAACGCTGGAATTGTGGCAAAGCAAGGCGGATGATGACAATCTCGACCTTGGATTGTCGAAGACTGCGACGCCGGGCGTCCCGCCCGGCTCCGCCGCGTTAAGGCCGAGCTAAGGTCAGTGTCCGCTCGTCTTGGCATTCGCCTGCGCCGCGCTTACATTCAGATGCGCCGCGAGCTGCGTCGTCGCCCGAGCTGCAGCCGACCTCAAAGGCCTTCTTGATGAATCCGAACTTCCGGAACTTCGCCCTGTGGGTGATCATCGTCCTGCTTCTTCTGGCGCTGTTCACGCTGTTCCAGAACCCCGGCCAGCGGGCGCAGACGAACGACATCTCGTTCTCTCAGCTGCTGAACGAGGTCGACAACAGCCGCGTCCGGAATGTGACGATCGAAGGCAAGAACATCAGCGGTCAGTACACCGACGGATCGCAGTTCCAGACCTATGCGCCGGACGACCCAGGCCTCGTGCAGCGGCTTTACGCCAAGGGCGTCGCGATCAACGCCAAGCCGCCGGGCGACAACCTGCCGTGGTTCGTGACGCTGCTGCTGCAGTGGCTGCCCTTCATCG
Protein-coding sequences here:
- a CDS encoding DUF1476 domain-containing protein — translated: MTTFDSREQAMEAMFVHDEDMKFRAIARRNRLLGLWAAEKLGKSGEDADRYAKSVVMADFEEEGDQDVFRKIRRDFDAGGVEQSDHQIRRHMDELLAAAAQQLLTEG
- a CDS encoding SH3 domain-containing protein encodes the protein MSFRLIPALASGALLLSCAAASAQTATASTNVNVRSGPGGQYSVIDRLPAGETVNILNCRGEWCEISMGGDSGFVARSYLDDGGRRSSARVVEYDDDYAAGPVVIERDDPDAVVGLSIGGYYESRPYYIREGYYYWGGRWYGRRPGVSGWRSGSWRRWEERRGPPRVDRGGRPPRVEERRARIERAEPGRDPRLRPMERRMPDAANRGPDRDGGSRAAVDRGERRDLGERRDPGERRDLNERRDLGERHGSEPARGPEINQRAERPEIGSRGGSSVTGGRGPDGGGRTPGAGSNDRGDRVGLDRAGGGKRDDR
- a CDS encoding aldolase/citrate lyase family protein, which gives rise to MGGALEVGPPHFTAWLALPYPPAVEAVARAGFHSVTLDAQHGYADFDTVVGAIAAAALAGRPAMVRLPLNGFGFGARALDVGAAGVIAPMIDSAADARAFVDAVKFPPLGRRSWGPIRAQGLLGLERDAYLAQANDLTLALAMIETERGLGHVDEIVGTDGIDGLLIGPNDLCVSLTGGAAVDPGHPSVVAALDRVLTAARRAGKPVAIYANTASFASDYLRRGFAMIALGTDLNFLAAGAERALADVFDAPATGAGHGG